A genomic region of Miscanthus floridulus cultivar M001 chromosome 3, ASM1932011v1, whole genome shotgun sequence contains the following coding sequences:
- the LOC136543788 gene encoding uncharacterized protein, producing MHTILSKIYQLHRQVQPTQALYIKAKLAGCTSVLMAEAASLAFTSTVTDSLNLNNVNYLSDSAPRSPAGRARPARLRRPCPPRPPSRAAAGLVCAAVLARRRSRAGSRGRGRSLALEVCCSRASPLARAVGGARPRRCSRAAALCARVALQGEVEAGRGNSALAVRADRSRRRPDRLRPPRPRSPRRTPAEVGLHDDGGREQAAPPQAGRASRAAPPRAGRAGPPPSASVAQAAPRHRADRDAPPSSRMRRPGRTAVQKTSRVLQCARSRAACASPPAAARGRQRRRRCMCSLCWPRALALALLVLRSPAAATAGRALACCSALSRMSLAHLRAFCRPCASVRLGE from the exons ATGCACACCATACTCAGCAAGATCTACCAACTGCACCGTCAG GTGCAACCAACACAGGCGCTCTACATCAAGGCAAAACTAGCTGGCTGCACATCAGTGCTCATGGCTGAGGCGGCAAGCCTTGCCTTTACCTCCACTGTCACCGACAGTCTGAATCTCAATAACGTCAACTATTTGTCGGACT CGGCGCCACGCTCGCCCGCCGGCCGTGCCCGTCCCGCTCGGCTGCGCCGGCCGTGCCCGCCCCGCCCGCCATCGCGCGCCGCCGCGGGGCTCGTCTGCGCCGCCGTCCTCGCGCGGCGCCGCTCGCGCGCTGGCTCGCGCGGCCGCGGGAGATCGCTTGCGTTGGAGGTCTGCTGCTCGCGCGCCTCCCCGCTGGCACGCGCTGTCGggggagctcgcccgcgccgctgCTCTCGAGCCGCCGCGCTCTGCGCTCGTGTGGCCCTCCAGGGCGAGGTGGAGGCCGGCCGAGGCAACTCCGCTCTCGCCGTCCGCGCAGATCGCAGTCGCCGCCGTCCAGACCGCTTGCGTCCGCCCAGGCCACGCTCTCCGCGCCGCACTCCTGCCGAGGTTGGGCTCCACGATGACGGCGGGCGGGAGCAGGCCGCGCCGCCGCAAGCAGGACGCGcaagccgcgccgcgccgccgcgagcAGGACGCGCAGGCCCGCCTCCGTCTGCCTCCGTCGCGCAGGCCGCGCCGCGCCACCGTGCAGACCGTGACGCCCCGCCGTCGAGCAGGATGCGCAGGCCAGGCCGCACCGCCGTGCAGAAGACCTCTCGCGTGCTGCAGTGCGCTCGCTCGCGCGCCGCGTGCGCTAGCCCGCCTGCCGCCGCGCGTGGTCGCCAGAGGCGCCGTCGCTGCATGTGCTCGCTCTGCTGGCCGCGCGCGCTCGCGCTCGCGCTGCTGGTCCTGCGCTcgccggccgccgccaccgctggcCGCGCGCTCGCGTGCTGCAGTGCGCTCTCTCGCATGTCGCTAGCCCACCTGCGTGCGTTCTGCAGACCCTGTGCATCTGTGCGGTTGGGAGAGTAG